A window of Gudongella oleilytica genomic DNA:
ACAAAAAACGGCGTGACCGTTATCAGGCGGAATGGGAAGGAACTCTCCCCAAATCGAAAATATGATAAGAAATCCTTGGAATCAAGGCATTCAATAGTTGGCGGCCAAGTCAACCATTGATGCTAACACTGAACGTGTTCTTTCATCTATATATTATCACTGATTTTCATGGATAACAATCTTTATTATGCAAATATTTGAAAAATTGTGTTTGTGAGATACTAAGCCCTATTAACAACAATTGAACTTATCACATATATACCTGTAATGGTCGACATGATTGTCCAAACTCCGGAAAAGCCAATCCATCGGGCAGTCAGGCTGGAAAAAGGTCAAAAAGAATAGTTTTCTCTCTGACCTTTAAGTTATTTATATTGCTATTTTTTTATTCTTTTTTTATTCTTTCAGCTATGTCTATAGTTCTTTTCGCCTGGTGCTTCACCGCTGCTTCGACATCCTCTACCATCTTTCCATCCTGTCCAATGGATACTGAGGTTCCATAGGGATTGCCTCCTGAACCAAATAACACTGGATCAGTGTACCCAGGAGCAACTACAATCGCACCCCAGTGATACATCATTGTGTATAGTGACAATATTGTTGCCTCTTGACCTCCATGTAGATTTTGTGCAGATGTCATTGCACTTACTACCTTGTTTACTGTTTTGCCCTGTGCCCAAAGTCCTCCCTGAGTGTCCAGGAATTGCTTCATTTGTGATGCCATGACACCAAATCTTGTCGGAACGCTGAAGATAATTGCATCTGCCCATTCAATATCATCAGATGTTGCAGTTGGAACATCCTTAGTCGCTTCCTGTGTCGCTTTCCATGCAGGATTATTGTCTATTACCGATTGTGGCGCAAGCTCAGGAACCTTTAATACTCTTACCTCTGCTCCAGCTTCCTTCGCGCCTTCCGCTGCCCATTTAGCCAATTGGTAATTAGATCCACCCATACTATAATAAATCACTGCTAATTTAACGTTACTCATTTTACACTCTCCTCTTAATATTATTTTTATACTACTTAGTTTATTACTAATTTGTTTAATATTTGTAAAAATAATGGTGGTGCTAAAGTTCAACTCCACCTAATTTTTTCAGTAATTTTACCAGGGTCTTCTTTTCCTCTTCTTCAAGGATTTGAAAAATGCTGCTTATATTCTCAACATGTCTTGGAAATATATCTTCCATAATTTTGACACCTTTTTCAGTCAGGCTGATCAGACTTGCTCTTCTGTCCTCAGGATCGGGGTACCTTCTAACCAAACCATCCTTGGCAAGATTATCGATTACTACGGTCATATTGCCACCAGTTGATAAGGTCCCTTCGATTATGTCGCAAATTCTCAGGTCTCCTTTATGGTACAGAATCTCCAACACAGCGAACTGTGGCAGCGTCAAACCTCCTTCCCGAATTGTAGTCGTTTCTCTTTTCCTTACTGAATGAAAGCATTTTGTCAATGCTATCAAAGTTTTTAAGTTGAGATCGTTTTTTTCTCCGTAGGATTTTTTTGTTTTCATGTTTACAGCATATTACTAATTAGTACTAATGTCAATAGATAATTTTATATTCTTCATTACTCAGCACAATATTATGATTTTTCAGGAATCGCTTTATTGTATTATTAGTCTTTTGTATAATTACAGAAAGCGATAATATGTTGTAATTTCAATATTTACATGTAAAAATACGACAGATGGTAATTCTGGAGGGCGTCTATGGATACTCTTAAATTTAATTACTTCGGGAATATCAAGCTATATGATAGATGATTTGGATTTTACTTTTTTCCTTATCGCTCTATTTTATTGCCGGGATATACAATGATCAGTGTATGAATTTAATATCTGTAACAGATTATTTGACCTGGCATATGATCTTTGAATTTGCAAGCATATTGGTGTCCTTTTCAATATTTGCAGTTCCTATGATCCAACCAATAAAAACTGTCAGGCCGGAGACGTTGATTTCGTTGAAATAGGCCACGCCAAAGACGACCAGAACAAACCCGTGCTGAACTACTCCATCGCCTACGACCGAAACAACCGAATACGGTTAACAGCATGTTGGCTTCATCTTAGACAGAGGCTACTTCAGCAAAGAGAACATACGCTATATGGACAAATCCGGTTATGATTTTGTCATCATGATGAAAGGCATGAAAAAGCAAGAGGTCCTTCCATACACGTGATTCAATTCCTCTATTGTGGGAGATCTTCCTAACAATTCATTGATTACATGATAAAATGTATCGACAATTAAATCTTTGGTATCTATAAGTGTCTCATTCAGGCCAAATATAACCGCTTTTATCATTTCTTCACCATCCCAAACAGTGTATTGTCGGTTGAGATAAAAACATGAGAGGGACTGGTGTCACAGTCCCTCTCAAGACTTATCTTCGATTTGTAAAAGATCCAAATAACAGACTCTATTCAAACCATTTACCTTGGATCAGGTCTTTTGCATCACGCGTTAGAGGTATCAAATCCTCCCTATCTAAATAGGCTATGTCAAATTTGCGATTTAAAGCCGCAAAATGCTGAACTCCAAATGCAATTTTTCTAAGATAAGAAAACACTCCAATTGCTCCAGTTGAGAATTCATTAGCCTTCTTGCCATATAAAGCCCTCAAATCTGCCAGATCACCAAATATTTCCTCGACATTATTGCCATATTTCTTGAAGTTCTTAGGTACTTCACCTTTTTTAATTTGTTCTCCAATGTTTTTACCCATCATCGAGGCTGTCATAGCAGCACGGCAAATTCCAACGGCAGTAACCTTACCCTCTCCATAAGCAAGGGATTTAAATACCTGATCCTCTGAAACAAATCCACCAGTTATTGTAATAGCAGGAATCCAGCAGCCCTCCTCTTTCATCTTGTCCACTATTCTGCATATAGCTTCCTCCATAACTACAGGCGGCAACCCCCACTCATTCATCATTTTAGTTGGGCTGTAGCCACTTCCCCCTCCTGCTCCATCGAATGTTATCATATCGACTTCTGCCTTGCTTCCTATCCTGATAACCTTCTCCAAATCTTCGGGATCATAGCCAGCCATTTTAAGATAAATGTTTTTCGCACCCATCTCTCTCAGCTCAGCTATTCTGGGAACAAGGTATTCCTCATCCCATAACGGCAATCTTGAATAGTAATAAAAGTTGGGGCAAACTCCTTCTTTATGAGCCTCTTCCATCCCCGGTCCATTAGGATCAGGATATACCAATGATCCTGATGCCTGCTTCTTTAAAGCTTCCTCTCGGTTTCTAAGTCGGATTACAGGCTGTGTCCCCTTTGCACTCTGACCAAATTTCAGCTCTATGGCCTCAGCATTATGTACCTTTATTGCATACTCAGGAACACCGTTCATGTCATCCTCTACGTTGCATTGAAGGATGATCTGACCGTAACCCCTATAGTAATTTCTGAATGAATCCAATATTTTGCTTAGCATTGGAAAATTCACTACTTTCCCATTTTCCATAATCAACTCAGGATCCTTATTCTTTGCATCCTCACCGATAACACAACACACTCCAGCCATGGCTGCTCCAGCAAAATAATCTTCCCAGTTCATTTTGATAAGAGCAGGCAAGATGACAGGCATGGTCATTTTAACCTCGTTGTACTTTCCAAATACTCGTTCAAGCTTGACATTGTAGATGTTTGCTTCCTCAAAAGTCGTGTTAGCTCCTATTGCGCCAAAAACGCGTCCGTTGATATTGAAATGTGAAAAATCAATTGGATAGTCTTTTTCTGAGGCTACCTGATTCGCTCCTGTGTTTGTTGGATATACCGCCTTCATTCCTAAAACTGCAGCCAATGCTATTTCACATGTTCCGCTGCATTCCTCAGTACAGAAGGAACACATCCCTGACTGCGGTGAAATGAAGGTGCTGCGATTCCATGTATCATTGAATGCTGATGAGGCCTTTGGTGAATAAGTCATAAAAATCCCCCTCTAATTTATATAAATATCGCATTAAATCATTAACAGCTGATTTTATTGTATCGATTTATCAGTAAAAATGCAATAACTGACATAAGTTATTTACTCTAAAAGCACCAAACCCCACTGATTAAATCAGTGGGGTTTACTGTATCTGGATATGGGTGTTATTGGCAAAGTAACTACTTATTGATAAAATGCACCGCTCAAATTAAATCGTTAAAAGATGCACCGCTTTTGCACACCCCCTGGGTTTATACCCAAATCCTAAATTTGTTTATGACAAATACAAACAATAAGGCTATTGTCTAGCATTGCCCAGGAAGAAAGTCGTTCCATTTCAGAGAATGTCACCTGGGGACAGCGAAAACGATTTGCAGACGGCAAGTATTCTCTGCCATATGCCCGTTTTCTTGGATATAGAAAAGGTGCAGATGGGAAGCCGGAAATTGTTGAAGAGAAAGCCGCCATTGTCAGAAAAATCTATCGGCTATATCTGGAAGGCAGAACTCCTTCCAATATTGCGGCAATTCTTGAAAGCGAAGGAGTTGATTCACCCGGTGGCAAGGAAAAATGGCAGGTTAGAACGATTATGAGCATACTAACAAATGAAAAGTACTACGGTGCTGCAATGTTGCAAAAATCCTTCACCGTTGATTTTCTGACAAAGAAAATACAGCAAAATAACGGTGAACTGCCACGTTATTATATTGAACACGATCATGACGCAATAATCAGCAAGGCAGTATTTGATGAAGTCCAAAAGCGAATAGATCAACAAGGAAAAAGTAATGCCAGCCATTATCCTTTTTCAAACAAGATTATTTGCGGAGGCTGCGGTGGAATATATGGAAGAAAAATAGATGGCAGCTATTCAAATAATAAAGAATATCGAAGAGCAGTCTGGAGATGTAACCGAAAATATTCTGCACGAGGGAAAAGTCATGCTCCTGTCATTAATGAAGATGCCCTCGTGCTTGCCTTCAATATGACAGTTTTAGAAATTTGGAAATCTGAAGCCAAGATACGATCTCTTTGTCGAAGAATCCTTTCAAAAACAATACACGCTGATAAACATAACGGTAGCAGAACAAGTCGGCAAAAAGCCATTGATTCTTTTCTCTCTACCCTTTGCGATATTTCTCCTACATGTATTGAGTTTGATGATTCTTCATGGAGAATTCTTGTTCAACAAGTATCCGTATCACTTGATGAGAAATTAGAATTTTGTTTAATTAACGGTAATTTCTATGCCCAGCCACTGCTGAAACCACATGAGTTCAAAAAGATAATCCATCAAAAAACCAAGGAGGGGCGAAAACTCACCCCTCCACTACAGCTTAAAGATTGATTATTTCTTTAACTTTTCGATTTCCTCTTCAACTTCCTCAGCGCCTTCAGCATAGAATTTCTCTTCGTCAGGAGCCAACTCATGTAAAAGGCGAAGGAATTCGCCCGCATGTACTCGTTCTTCATCGGCAATATCCTTAAGCACCTCGATGGCCAGTTTATTATCTGTGGATTCGGCTAGTTGCATATAAAGCTGAATTGCCTCATATTCAGCTGATACCATGAAGCGAATTGCTCTAATCAGTTCAGCATCGGTAAGCTTCTTTTCCTTAGCTAGTCCTGAAAACGGATGTCCAAAGTCTGGCATATTAAAACTCCTTTCATAAATTTGAAAATTATTTTCATAGATTATCTAATTGTTTTGCTTAAGCAGATCACGGATTTCTTCAAGAAGGGCTACTTCTGGTGCTGGGGCGGGAGGAGTAGCTGGTGTCTCGGCCTCTTTCTTTTTCCGAGAGGTAAGTAATTTAATAAATAAGAAAATAGAGAAAGCGATGATAAGGAAGTCTATGATCGATTGGATAAACGAACCGTATAGGATCGCCACTTCAGCAACATCGCCGCTTGCTGGCGTGATGATGTACTTAAGATCTGTAAAGCTGATCCCACCCAAAAGTGCTCCTATAGCTGGCATAAGAATGTCATTGACTAGGGATGAGACTATTTTGCCGAACGCACCGCCAATAATAACAGCAACTGCGAGGTCAATAACGTTGCCTTTTAGTGCAAACTCTTTAAACTCTTTTAGCATTATATATCCTCCTAACCTTTAAAACATTATCTTGCTGTTTGATTTTTCCCGTTTCTCTTTGCTTGATACATTTTGGAATCAGCTAATGATATAAGCTCAGAGGCCAAAACCTTTTTGTTCCTAGTAGTGCAAATACCCAACGAGGCAGACGTCTTTATGCTTTCATTCTGTAAGATACCTAATGCAACAATTTCTGTCCGAATTCTTTCTGCGATTTCAAAGGCGTCCTCATCTGAAGCATTATTTAGGCAAATCAGAAATTCATCACCACCATAGCGAGCTACCCAATCATTATTTTCTCTGATTGAACGCTGTAGCAAATTTGCAACCTCTATAAGTACTTTATCTCCAAAGCCATGCCCGTATTTATCGTTGATTTCTTTTAAATTGTCAATGTCTAAAAAAATAATCGAAAGTGGTTGATGCTTGTATATCGTCGTAGAAATATCTTTCTGAAGACAGTCGCCGACATATCTTCTATTAAACAATCCGGTTAGTTCATCTTGAAAAGCAAGATTGTCATATTCTTCTCTGAGCTGTTGACAATCCATTTGAAAATCACAGCCATCAAGTACAATAGCATCAGAAACGTTTTTTACCATTTCCAATATCAAGCTGTTATCTATGGGCAGGGCAGTAATAAGAAGTGTTGAAGCTGATAGCTGTTCTAGTCCTACACAGCACTTTTTATCTTCGTAAGCACGTAAAGCGAGGGCATCATCAGATAATAATTCATTATGCCAGTAAACACAGTCCTTATCGATAGATGCATATTCTATTCTTTCTATCACCTTTTGATTAACGGGGTCAACAATTCTTAAAGCGTCGTAAAGCTTATTTAACCCCTGCAGCTTTTTCTCTATTTCAGCAAGCGTTTTATTCGTGTCCATCGGATCAGCTTCCTTCTTCGATTAGGGGCATATAATCAATTTGATTTATTAAGGAACAGCAGCCAGATGGTATTGAGCCGTCGGGCTGCTGTTCCTGTTTCATATATTTTATTTAGACAACAGATTATAGAGCATTTGTGCCATTTGCGCACGTGTAGTCGATACGGTTGGATTCAGCATACCGTTACTACCGGAAATGACTCCGCCTTCAACCAATGCACTCATCGCTTCCTGAGCCCAGGATGCTACCTGATTCGCATCGCCGAAGTCTGATAATTGCTTGTCACCGTATGCCTGAGGCAATTCGCCGATAACTTCAAGAGCATTGTAAAGCATCACAAACATTTCCTGACGAGTAACCGCCTGTTCTGGCGCAAACATGTTGTTTCCTATGCCATTTACTATCCCAAGCGATTTTCCTGCAAGCAGGTAATTTGTATAATAGGTATTACCGGCATCTACAAAGTTTGTGGTTCCTTCCTCGGCGGCATCCGGACTGATCCCGTAAGCGTTCATCAGCAATACAATGAATTGTCCTCTGGTCAGTGTAGCCTCTGGACTAAATTTTCCAACACTGGTTCCTGACGTAATCTCGCGTGCCGCGATAAAGTCAATTGCATCCTTATACCAAGCACCGGCAGCAACATCGTTGAAGGACACTGGATTATACCCGATGACAAAATTGGAGAAATGTGTAGTTTTGAAAACTACCGCTTTCAAAGACTCATCATAGTGGCCTCTGACTGCTTTTAAGGTTCCGTCATCAGCAAGATAGTAAATCACAACTGCGTTTGGAGTCTCTCCCGGCTTGAGTTCATAAGGAATAGTCACAGTAGCGTGACCGCCTTTGAAGTCAGAAACTAGGGTGTTGCCATTCATGACTGTTAAGTCATAGACCGGTCTTCCGTTTAAGTCAGCCATCCTGGCCACTGTGATTGATACCGTACCGCCGCTTTCCGCTCCCGAAATGGTGTCCATAGCCTTGCCATCAAATACGATTG
This region includes:
- a CDS encoding MarR family winged helix-turn-helix transcriptional regulator; protein product: MKTKKSYGEKNDLNLKTLIALTKCFHSVRKRETTTIREGGLTLPQFAVLEILYHKGDLRICDIIEGTLSTGGNMTVVIDNLAKDGLVRRYPDPEDRRASLISLTEKGVKIMEDIFPRHVENISSIFQILEEEEKKTLVKLLKKLGGVEL
- the wrbA gene encoding NAD(P)H:quinone oxidoreductase, with the protein product MSNVKLAVIYYSMGGSNYQLAKWAAEGAKEAGAEVRVLKVPELAPQSVIDNNPAWKATQEATKDVPTATSDDIEWADAIIFSVPTRFGVMASQMKQFLDTQGGLWAQGKTVNKVVSAMTSAQNLHGGQEATILSLYTMMYHWGAIVVAPGYTDPVLFGSGGNPYGTSVSIGQDGKMVEDVEAAVKHQAKRTIDIAERIKKE
- a CDS encoding ferritin family protein, translated to MPDFGHPFSGLAKEKKLTDAELIRAIRFMVSAEYEAIQLYMQLAESTDNKLAIEVLKDIADEERVHAGEFLRLLHELAPDEEKFYAEGAEEVEEEIEKLKK
- a CDS encoding recombinase family protein, which produces MSSIAQEESRSISENVTWGQRKRFADGKYSLPYARFLGYRKGADGKPEIVEEKAAIVRKIYRLYLEGRTPSNIAAILESEGVDSPGGKEKWQVRTIMSILTNEKYYGAAMLQKSFTVDFLTKKIQQNNGELPRYYIEHDHDAIISKAVFDEVQKRIDQQGKSNASHYPFSNKIICGGCGGIYGRKIDGSYSNNKEYRRAVWRCNRKYSARGKSHAPVINEDALVLAFNMTVLEIWKSEAKIRSLCRRILSKTIHADKHNGSRTSRQKAIDSFLSTLCDISPTCIEFDDSSWRILVQQVSVSLDEKLEFCLINGNFYAQPLLKPHEFKKIIHQKTKEGRKLTPPLQLKD
- a CDS encoding glutamate synthase-related protein, producing MTYSPKASSAFNDTWNRSTFISPQSGMCSFCTEECSGTCEIALAAVLGMKAVYPTNTGANQVASEKDYPIDFSHFNINGRVFGAIGANTTFEEANIYNVKLERVFGKYNEVKMTMPVILPALIKMNWEDYFAGAAMAGVCCVIGEDAKNKDPELIMENGKVVNFPMLSKILDSFRNYYRGYGQIILQCNVEDDMNGVPEYAIKVHNAEAIELKFGQSAKGTQPVIRLRNREEALKKQASGSLVYPDPNGPGMEEAHKEGVCPNFYYYSRLPLWDEEYLVPRIAELREMGAKNIYLKMAGYDPEDLEKVIRIGSKAEVDMITFDGAGGGSGYSPTKMMNEWGLPPVVMEEAICRIVDKMKEEGCWIPAITITGGFVSEDQVFKSLAYGEGKVTAVGICRAAMTASMMGKNIGEQIKKGEVPKNFKKYGNNVEEIFGDLADLRALYGKKANEFSTGAIGVFSYLRKIAFGVQHFAALNRKFDIAYLDREDLIPLTRDAKDLIQGKWFE
- the mscL gene encoding large-conductance mechanosensitive channel protein MscL, which produces MLKEFKEFALKGNVIDLAVAVIIGGAFGKIVSSLVNDILMPAIGALLGGISFTDLKYIITPASGDVAEVAILYGSFIQSIIDFLIIAFSIFLFIKLLTSRKKKEAETPATPPAPAPEVALLEEIRDLLKQNN
- a CDS encoding GGDEF domain-containing protein → MDTNKTLAEIEKKLQGLNKLYDALRIVDPVNQKVIERIEYASIDKDCVYWHNELLSDDALALRAYEDKKCCVGLEQLSASTLLITALPIDNSLILEMVKNVSDAIVLDGCDFQMDCQQLREEYDNLAFQDELTGLFNRRYVGDCLQKDISTTIYKHQPLSIIFLDIDNLKEINDKYGHGFGDKVLIEVANLLQRSIRENNDWVARYGGDEFLICLNNASDEDAFEIAERIRTEIVALGILQNESIKTSASLGICTTRNKKVLASELISLADSKMYQAKRNGKNQTAR